TTCTGGACGAAGGAGCGCATCACGAAGGCGGTGGAGGATTTCTCCGCCATGCACGCCGCGCACCTTGCGACCTACGACGCGCTGGTCGCGCAAGGCTGGCTGGGGAAGACGATGGACGCGGGCGTGATGCAGGAGCTGGCGCCGCTGTGGCGCGCGTACGCGGAGAAGCTGCGGTACTTCGTGGGGAGATTATTCGACCAGCAGTATCTCGACCGGCACGCGCGCTGGATCGAGACGATCCCGGAGTGGTGGGGCCGCATCGACCAGCTCCCGAAGACGCTGATCTTCAACGACGCGCAGATCCGCAACCTGGCGGTGCGGACGCCCGAGACCGACCCGCGCCTGGTGCTGTACGACTGGGAGTGCGCGAGCATCCAGTTGCCGCAGCGCGACCTGGTCGAGTTCCTGAGCTACGCCATCAGCGAGGGCGTGAGCGACGACGAGGTGCTCGGCTTCCTCGACGCCGCGCGGCGCAAGCTCGCGGGCGATTCCGGCAAGGCCATCGGCCAGGAGGAGTGGCTGGAAGGCTGCCGGCTTTCCATCCTCGACTTCCACGTGAACCGCATGGCATGCCAGCTGACGCTGCACGTCACGCTCAACCGGCCGGACATCGAGCGCGTCTTCCGCGCGTCGCTGCGCATCCTCGGCTGCGTGGAGCGGAAGCTCGCGGGCGCGGCGGGCCCCGCCTAAGCAGCCGTCGGTCTTCCCGGATGGAGCTGGTAGAGCTGCTGGCCGAGCCGGATGACGTAGTGCACGCCGGAGAGGATGGTCAGCCCGAACGTGAGCCACAGGCAGATCTGCGTGGCGAGGGCGACCCAGGACTGCACGGTGAGCTGATCGAGCAGGACGAACCCGATCGTCACGACCTGCGAGACCGTATTCGCCTTGCCAAAGATGCTGGGACGGAAGTCGCGGAAGTTCATCGTCAGGTACACGAGCGTGCAGATCACGATGATGATCACGTCGCGGCTCAGCACCAGGATGGTGACCTTCCAGGGAATGTGGCTCTTGAAGGAGAGGACGAGAAAGAGCGTGGAGAGCAACAACTTGTCGGCGATGGGGTCGAGGTAACGGCCGAGCACGGTCTTCTGTTCCAACAGGCGCGCCAGCAGCCCGTCGAGGGCGTCGGAGACGCCGGCGGCGACGAACAGGCCGAGCGCCCAGGCGTAATCGCCTTCCGCGACGTTCATCACGATGAACGGAATGAAGATGAGGCGCAGGAGCGTCAGTTGATTGGGCGCGGTCCAGAGCTGGCGGGTCACCGGGCGAGCCAGCTCCGCAGTTCGTCTTCGGAGAGGTCGAGCAGCTCGGCGGCGCGCGCCACGTCTTCCGAGACCGCTTCGAAGGTGGCGCGGATAAGACGGCGCTGGGCCTGCGCCAGCGTGCATCCGACGGAGATCTCGGGCTGGAT
The sequence above is drawn from the Terriglobales bacterium genome and encodes:
- a CDS encoding CDP-alcohol phosphatidyltransferase family protein, translating into MTRQLWTAPNQLTLLRLIFIPFIVMNVAEGDYAWALGLFVAAGVSDALDGLLARLLEQKTVLGRYLDPIADKLLLSTLFLVLSFKSHIPWKVTILVLSRDVIIIVICTLVYLTMNFRDFRPSIFGKANTVSQVVTIGFVLLDQLTVQSWVALATQICLWLTFGLTILSGVHYVIRLGQQLYQLHPGRPTAA